A region of the Cupriavidus taiwanensis genome:
TGATGTTGCGCAGGGCCAGCCACAGTAGCTTGGTTGCTGCCTCATCACTGGGAAAGTGCCCTCGCGTCTTGATGATCTTGCGCAGCTGCGCATTGATACTCTCGATCGAATTTGTTGTGTAGATGATCTTGCGGATCGCCGGCGGGAACGTAAAGAATGGGATCACTTGATCCCAGGCGCGATGCCAGGACGCGGCGATCGGCTTGTACTGCTGCCCCCATTTTCCTTGCTCGAAGGCCGCCAGCTCGGCCAGCGCTGCCTCCACGGTGGGCGCCGTGTACACGGGCTTAAGCGCCGCGGCTACCTCCCGGCGCTCCTTCCAGCTGACGTACTCCAGGCTGTTCCGGATCAGATGCACGATGCAGGTCTGCAGCGTCGTGTGCGGGAACACCGCGTTCAGGGCTTGCTCCATGCCCTTGAGCCCATCGGTTACCGCGATCAGAATGTCCTGCGTGCCGCGGGTCTTCAGGTCATTGAACACCTTCATCCAGAACTTGGCGCCTTCGGTGTTCTCGATCCACAGGCCCAGGATGTCGCGGGTGCCGTCCGGCAGCACGCCCAGCGCCAGGTAGACGGCCTTGTTGCGTACCACCCCATCCTCACGCATCTTGACCCGCAGCGCATCGAAGAACACCACCGGGTACATCACCTCCAGCGGGCGGGCCTGCCAGGCAGTGACCTCGTCCATCACGGCATCCGTCACCGAACTGATGAACTCGGGTGAGACTTCGGTGCCGTACTGCTCGGCCAGAAACGCCTGGATCTCGCGCACGGTCATGCCACGGGCGTACATGGCGATGATCTTGTCATCGAACCCGGTGAAGCGCCGTTCGTGCTTGGGGATCAGGATTGGCGCGAAGCTGCCGTCGCGGTCGCGCGGGATGTCCACCCGCAGCGGACCGTCCTCAGTCAGGACGGTCTTGGCGCTCTTGCCGTTGCGCTGGTTGGCCGTGCCGGCCGGGCGCTCGGCACCCGGCTGGTAGCCCAGATGATGACCGAGCTCAGCGCCCAGGGCGCGCTCGATCAGCGCCTTCTTGAACGCCATCGAGGCGTCCTGAACCGCCTCGGCGGTCATCGGACCCTTAACGAAATGGGCGATCAGGTCCTCGGGAATGGCCGGCAGTTCACGGTCTGCGGCTTGGCTGGTCTTCGTCTTGCGTGGCATACATGCTCCTTGGCGACATGTTATGCCCTAAATACAAAATTTATGACAGGCCCGTGTGCCCGGGGGTTTTCGTACGGGGCTGGGCTTCCTCGCATAGCGGGACTGCCTGCCGCAGGGTGCACCACGGTGGCGGGGGCGTTGAAGTGGTGATTGAACGAGCCCAGAGCGCGGAGTGGTCCCTGCTGCGGGCCTTACCGTAGGAACGCCTACGGCTGCGCTTCGCGCCGGCCCTATCGCGCGGCGTGGGCCCTGGCACTGGACGCATCGCTGCGCTCGCTTGGCCCATGCGGTGCGCGCACGTGATTCCGATTCCCGTGGTGTGTGTAGGCCAGCCGCCAACATCAACCCGGGACGCCTGCAGATGGATTACGCCGGTTGCACGTGGCTTACGGAATTCAGAATCCGACGGGCGTGGTCCCTGCAGCGCCGAGCGAGCGCAGCGACGCGTTCAGTGCCGGTGCCCAAGCTCCGCGATAGGGCCGGCGCGCAGCGCAGCCGAAGGCGTTCCTACGACAAAGCCAGCAGCAGGGACCACTCCGCGCTCTGGGCTCGTTCAACCATCATTCCAACGCCCCACCCACGGTGGTGCCCCCCGCGGCAGGCAGTCCAGCTATGTGAGGAAGCCCAGCCCCGTACGAAAACCCCCGGGCACACTACGATAAGACATGCCGCCCGCAGGGCAGTAAACGCGCTTTTTGGTTACGTTTTGGCGCTCGGCCAAAAAGTGACCCGCCCAGCAGGGCGGAACCACGCGGTTCAACAGCCGACAGCATGTCACCAACAGCGACCAGCCCAACAGGCCCCAACAACAACAACAACGACCACCTCATGCCCTCTTAGAACTAGCCCCCCCATACTGATTCATATACCGATACTTCCCAAAGTGATAATGCGCCCGATACCACCGCCCCTCCACCTTCAGGCCATTGAATATCACCCCCTTGATATCACTCCCCGCCTGCACGATCGCGCGCCGCGTGGCCTTGAGTTCTGATGCGGTACTGGCATCGGCCCGCGCCACCAGGAACACCGCCCCGGCCTTGGTCGCGAGCACGCCGGCGTCGGACGTTGCCAGCACCGGCGGCGTGTCGAGCAGCACCACGTCGTAGCGGTTCCTGAGCGTGGCCAGCAGCGTATCCATGCCGCGCGTCTGCAGCAGGTCGGCAGCCAGCGGCGGTTCCGAGCCGGTGGCGATGAAGTCGAGTCCCGGCACCACGTCGCGCTGCAGCACCTGCTCCAGCGGCGTGCCGGTCAGCAGCTCGGTCAGTCCCGGCACGCGCGGCTTGCCGAAATGGTGGTTGAGTCCGCCGCGGCGCAGGTCGGCGTCAACCAGCACCACGCGACGGCCGGCGGTGGCCAGCACCGTGGCGAAGTTGGCCGAGATGAAGGACTTGCCGACTTCGGGCGCCGGCCCGGTGATCACCACCACGTTGTTGCTGTCGCTGTTGAGCAGCGCGAACTGCAGCGAGGTGCGGAAGCTGCGCAGGCTTTCCACCGCCGGGTCGTCCGGCATGCGCCTGGCGAGCAGCTTGTCGATATCGCGCCCGCCGCGCAGGCGCGACTGCGCAGCGCTGTAGGGCACCGTCGCGTACACCGTCATGCCGGTCTCGCGCTCGATCTCGTCCGCGTCGGCGACGCCGCCATCGAACAGCCGGCGCAGCACCACCACCGCCGTGCCGGCCAGCAGGCCCAGCAGCACCGAGGCCGCGGCGATCAGCTTGCGGTTGGGCTTGACCGGGCGGATCGGCACCTCGGCCGGGTCCACCAGGCGCGCCGTGCCGATCTTGCTGGCCTTGACCAGCCTGAGCTGCTGCACGTCGTTCAGCAGCGACTGGTACATCTCGGTGCTGACCCGGACGTCGCGCATCAGCCGCAGCACGTTCTGCTCGATATCCGGCAGGCGCTGGATCTTGCCGCCGACGGTGCCGATCTCGGCGTTCACGTCGGCGATCTGCTTGTCCATGATCTCGATTGCCGGATGGTTGGGCGTGAAGCGCGCAATCAGTTCCTGGCGCCGCTGGCGCAGGTCCGCCAGCTTGGTCTGGGCAGCCACGGACTGCGCCAGCACCAGCCGCGATTCTTCGTTTAGGTCGATGGTGCCGCGCTGGTTGCGCATGGCGTTGTAGCGCGACTCGGCGCTTTCCAGCTGCTGCTTGAGCTGCGGCAGCTGCGCTTCCAGGAAGGCCAGCGACTTCTCGGCCTCGGCGGCCTTGCGGCGCAGGTTCTGCTCGACATACTCGTTGCCGATCTCGTTCAGGATGGCGGCGGTCTTTTCTGCCGAAGTCCCCTCCAGCGCCACGCCGATCACGCCGCTCTGCTTGCCGCGCTCGGTGATCATCAGCTGGCTCTGCAGGTCGGCAATGGCCACCGCGCGCGGCACGCGCGAGACATGGAACACCGCGCCGGGTCGGCCTTCGAGCTGGCTCAGCTCGATCGTGACCTTGCCGCTGCGGGTCGCCACCGTCAACGGCACGCCGACGCGGCCTTCGGCCACGGCATCGTCGCTGGCGAAGGCCAGCCGGTACTTGTCATTGCCCTGCGCGGTCACCGTGATCAGCCGGCGCTCCATCGCGGGCGGCACCTCCAGGCGCGATACCGCGATCGCTTCGCTGCCCCACGCATAGCCGCCCCGGCCGAACAGCCCCGGCTGCGACAGCTCGCGGTTAAAGCCGGCCACGGCCCCGCCGATCACCGGGAAATAGTATGGCGACGCGGATATGTCCAGTTGCAGCGCGTCGACCGCCTTGCCCACCACCATGCGCGAGCGCAGCAGCTCGATCTCGGTGGAAGGGGCGGGCCTGGCGTCGTATACCGGCGACACCGTGGCGGTGGGCTTGTTGGTATTGTTGACGTTGCCGGCGTTCTGGTCCTCTACCTGCACCAGGATGTCGGCGCGGTAGACCGGCTTGGACAGCAACGCGAACAGCAGGCCCACGGCCATCACCGCCGCGGCGACCGCGAGGAAGGTCCAGCGGTAACGGATCAGCACGTCGACATACGAAGTCAGGTCCGACGACTGCTCGTCGCCTTCGGGGGCCTGGGCCTCGTAGTCACGCAGGTTCTTGATGTTGCTCATGTTGCCTCCCCGTAGCGGGTTGCCTGTGCTTCGGATTGAATCTGTGCCGCCCATGCCTGCACGCCCTCGCGGATCAACCCCAGCACGATCAGGAACATCGCCTGCGAGCCGCCGTAGGGATCGGGAATATCCGCCTGCGCGGCCTCGCACAGCCGGAAGGTCTTGCCGCGCGCGCGCGGGTAGCGCTGCTCCAGCCATTCGCGCTGCTCGCTGTCCATCACCAGCACCAGGTCCGCGTCGTCGACCATGTCGTCATCGAGTTCGCGCGCGCGGTGCGCGGCCAGGTCCAGCCCGTCCTTGGCCAGCAGCC
Encoded here:
- a CDS encoding arsenate reductase/protein-tyrosine-phosphatase family protein, with protein sequence MIRSILVVCLGNRCRSPMAADLLRQALPDCRIGSAGLAPPVGAGADPRVIRLLAKDGLDLAAHRARELDDDMVDDADLVLVMDSEQREWLEQRYPRARGKTFRLCEAAQADIPDPYGGSQAMFLIVLGLIREGVQAWAAQIQSEAQATRYGEAT
- a CDS encoding polysaccharide biosynthesis tyrosine autokinase, whose product is MSNIKNLRDYEAQAPEGDEQSSDLTSYVDVLIRYRWTFLAVAAAVMAVGLLFALLSKPVYRADILVQVEDQNAGNVNNTNKPTATVSPVYDARPAPSTEIELLRSRMVVGKAVDALQLDISASPYYFPVIGGAVAGFNRELSQPGLFGRGGYAWGSEAIAVSRLEVPPAMERRLITVTAQGNDKYRLAFASDDAVAEGRVGVPLTVATRSGKVTIELSQLEGRPGAVFHVSRVPRAVAIADLQSQLMITERGKQSGVIGVALEGTSAEKTAAILNEIGNEYVEQNLRRKAAEAEKSLAFLEAQLPQLKQQLESAESRYNAMRNQRGTIDLNEESRLVLAQSVAAQTKLADLRQRRQELIARFTPNHPAIEIMDKQIADVNAEIGTVGGKIQRLPDIEQNVLRLMRDVRVSTEMYQSLLNDVQQLRLVKASKIGTARLVDPAEVPIRPVKPNRKLIAAASVLLGLLAGTAVVVLRRLFDGGVADADEIERETGMTVYATVPYSAAQSRLRGGRDIDKLLARRMPDDPAVESLRSFRTSLQFALLNSDSNNVVVITGPAPEVGKSFISANFATVLATAGRRVVLVDADLRRGGLNHHFGKPRVPGLTELLTGTPLEQVLQRDVVPGLDFIATGSEPPLAADLLQTRGMDTLLATLRNRYDVVLLDTPPVLATSDAGVLATKAGAVFLVARADASTASELKATRRAIVQAGSDIKGVIFNGLKVEGRWYRAHYHFGKYRYMNQYGGASSKRA
- a CDS encoding IS256-like element ISRta2 family transposase, with protein sequence MPRKTKTSQAADRELPAIPEDLIAHFVKGPMTAEAVQDASMAFKKALIERALGAELGHHLGYQPGAERPAGTANQRNGKSAKTVLTEDGPLRVDIPRDRDGSFAPILIPKHERRFTGFDDKIIAMYARGMTVREIQAFLAEQYGTEVSPEFISSVTDAVMDEVTAWQARPLEVMYPVVFFDALRVKMREDGVVRNKAVYLALGVLPDGTRDILGLWIENTEGAKFWMKVFNDLKTRGTQDILIAVTDGLKGMEQALNAVFPHTTLQTCIVHLIRNSLEYVSWKERREVAAALKPVYTAPTVEAALAELAAFEQGKWGQQYKPIAASWHRAWDQVIPFFTFPPAIRKIIYTTNSIESINAQLRKIIKTRGHFPSDEAATKLLWLALRNITGKWGSSTHDWKAAMNQFAILYEERFIHPHR